TGCAGGAACTAGTGGATACCCTTAATCTCATCACCAGCCAAGTATTGATTTGTAAAAAATGATGATCAGGTGTGATATTTTTGAGCAGCCACTGTAAACATCAGTTTTACACTTATCACATCATTAGCTTTATTATGCTTGAATACAATCTACCAGTACATATGTTACATAGGCTTGGAGCAACTGGACATTGTACAGTCTCAGACGTACTGTAACGTTGACTACTAGTTTTTGAATCCATGTTTAAATTGTTGCCCCTGTTTGCTATACATTCCTCTTATCTCTACACAGAGATCTCCTCCGTTTTGGCACTGTTGTTGTTGGAAGATTCAATCTTGATATCGAATGCCACATTATGCATGCCATATTTTTCCTTACTTGTTCTGGTAGCATACACTTGACGTATGTTCCGCTTTTTGATCTTACAGCAAACATATGCTGAGAAAGTGAACAGAACGATTGTAACAATTATGCTTATGACCAGGGCTATCATGAACATGGTGTGTTGTGGAAGTCCCTGGGTGGCATTTTCCGTATCACCCCGACGTGTAGAGTGGTCTTGTAATCCATCCTTTTGGCCCAAATCAGTCACGGTAGACCTATCTGTGGTCTTCACAATAGTATGTGTGCTTGTCTCTACCAAATTGTTCCCAGTCGATTCTAATTTATCCGAATCTGTTGTGCTTGATATTATGCTAGTGTTATGAGAATCAAGCGCAGTTGTGGATTGATCATTGTGGAGAGTAACATCCTGCAGAACTGAGGGTGTGCTGTCCTCTGAACGAGGAGAGCTAGTATCCTCAGGACGGTGGGAGTTAGGGTCTTGGGGAGAGCTTGTATCCTCAGGACGGTGGGAGTTAGGGTCTTGGGGAGAGCTTGTAAACGTTTCTGTTTTATAACTATCTTGACTAGAATTAGAATTCTCTAACAACTGACTTGTTTCTGTCAGATTATGCCAAGTTGTCACATCACTGGTCGTACTGTTTAACCACATGCTGTACATCGCCTTGGTGGTTGAGTCTGTCAAAGTCGACTCACTAGGATATGTCTCGTTTTGTAAGATATCCAAGATTGTTGTATTGAATGTGGGCACGGTAGATGTTTTCAACTGATCTTGTAACTCCTCATCCCAGAGTCTGTCCCCTTCTGCAACAATCTCTGCAAGAGTTGAGTTTGCAACACCGGCTAACACGTCGTTCATGCTCATCTGTTCCATTGTAAACTCAATGTCGTATGCGGCATTCCCACTCGCGAGTGTCACCACACCTTTCATGACATTGTGGAGAAAAAGTATGACTATCCATGGAACAATAGAGGGCGCCATCTTCAATGTCAGACCTAGTACGGCTGGCTTAGGGAATCacatctgaaaaagaaattcaGGAATGCACATAAGTTGGCATCTTTTAACCTCCTTGTATCTGCCTACCACATGGGTGGAGATTGGATGGAATGGATGTTCTGTACATGCATGTGGGAATAAGACCAACAACCAAAGATCGTAGATAGGTTGTTTAGTGTCATCAGAGGAGAGTACAGCACTGGATGATACACAGGCCATCCACTATCGGCCATATAGACTTGAATCTGCAGTCCTCTATTTCATACGGCAAGTTCTGATCTGGATGGCGCAATCTCCACTGCAGTCAGTGGCAGATATGTGGGGGAAGGTCACTTAACCTAGTCGATAAGATAGACACTGCAAGGGCAACCTTGTCTTCTGAAACTGATCAAACTTTCTGGTGATCCCCTGGACCGATTCATTCAACTTTCTGGTGATCCCCTGGACCGATTCATTCAACTTCCTGGTGATCCCCGGCCCGCTGACCTACTCGTTGGGAAAATCATCAAATTAGAGTCACAATGAGTTACTTACCCCTCCATATCAGAGAATCTCTGACAGTGTATGAGACTTGTAAGGTGGTTTGAGAGTGTCACTGAACTGTTGTTTTTGCTCAGCTATATCTTGGGTTTGTCCTCTAGTATTATATCACTTTAATAGATCTCTGAGTTCGTTATTTCCTCAAGTGCTAACCATTAAAGGGTGAATAAGGGTGAAGTGCTCATCACTCAGGAAACTCTTATCTGTGATTACGTCTGGttctttgaaaaatcaatcagatCAGCAGTGAAATAAATGTCACGGCTCAAAACTGAAATTTACCCTGGATGACCGCATTTGGGGCCTTGGCAGAAAACTTGCCAAGAATCGAGTAATCAACCCTGGAGAGAATCAAAATGTGATTGAGAGTATAAAACTGACAATAGGCCCTGATCCTTTCTCATCGTAGTCTTTATTGGGTTAAGCCAATGAGGGCCACTTTCCTTTCAGTCTCATCTAAGTTGTCATTCCAATACAAGGCCCAAGTGTTAGTCTGCCGGCATATGTCACATATGGGCATATGAACATGTAAACTGATTGGATGGGTCAATATATGAACAAACCTGCCTTCCATGTCCTGGTCCATAAATGAATTTTATTGGCAAGGTATGATGTGAAGTCTCTGCCAAGGAATATTGAATGACAATTTTGGAGAACAAGCTCCATGTGAAGGAAACACAGTGAAGAATGCTTCTCCTTTCCTCTAAAAACAAGGCTTTGTGTCCAGGCAGAATCTAGAGCAAGTGCTCAAGGGAACTGTCCTCTGTATGACTGGAGATCAGTTCCTGTCATACCTTAGAGTGTGTAAAAAGAGGTGTCTGGAATTCAGAAGTCCGCTTGTTTTGTATTGTAACCTACCTGTAGTATGTGATATCCATTTCTCTGATTGACAAACCAGACCCGGCACACTTTAAACTCCATGTGTTATGAACATTATCAGAGGTTCCCTTGTCATTGATATAAACTCATTGATTTATAAATCATTCATGCTTTATAATTTCTTATCTCAGGCCAAGACAATGATAGTTTGTTTTACATTGTGTCAGTAATGAAAAGGATCAGATGAAGGGACTAAATGACATCTCTACCACTGGAGTAATAACATTTCTCCATAATCATTTTCACCGCAGCGCTCAACGCTTGGTTCAAGTTTTcgattaaaaaaatcaattgctCTAGGTTTCCATGTAATGTAATCCCCCTCCGACAATCTTAGATTGTATATCAGAGGTTGATAATAAGTCTCAAATGTGTGTTTTCCAGGCGGGCTGTTTCGGTTGTGATGACACGGCAGAACCAGATCCCGTCGTGTGAGGACCACCAGATGATCAACGCCCTCATACCACTCTGGGACATGTGTAATCATTCTAACGGACAGGTAGGTTCATATGTTGAGTCTTCATGAGAAGATGCCTCAACTCTATCCTAGAAGAGAAAAGACGAAGAAGTTGAAGCCTTCAAGAGGAAGATGGAACAAGATAGTGCATTGCCCAAATGCACCGCAACTGTCAATAGTACAGGCCCTGAGTGGATGTCATTGTGCCTGAAGCATCGCCCAAATGCACCATTTGTCTCATTGCAACCTGTAACGGAGGCATGATAAGTGATTGCTGTTGAATCAATCAGTGGCTGCATCGACCAACACAGCCATGTTGTCACAGCTCCAAGTCACAGTGAGTAAGGTTGTTTGTGTGGTGCTCTAACTATTCTTTGATGCTCTCTTTTGTGAGTCTTTGCTCATAAGTTAGTTAAGTTTGCCTCACACTTACAAGTAGATGTGAGATGTTTATGATTGGAATAAGATAACCTGTCTCGGCTCTTGTTCTGCCTGGCTGCTTCTGTTAATTGGTCTCCAATCATTTCAGTTTACGACCGACTTCAGTCTGGAGAAAGATTGCAGCGAGTGTTACGCTTTACAGGACTATAAGGAAGGTGACCAGGTAGGTGCCATTAACTGATAGGTTTTGTCAAACTGTGGATTTTTGACGGGGATCAAGGTGGCCTCCAGCAGAAATGGAATTCAGCCAATAAAAGCCTTTCATGTCCAAGGAATATGACGTTTTTCATGCCCCGGCCTTGGGACCAGGTACAAGAAATCTCAGGTATTTTCGCAGAACACAAGAAAGTGAAGCAAAGTTACTTGTTCTAGGTTACAAGCGATGTGTTCATTACAGACTCAACTGTGGTGATCCAAGACACGTTCACCCCTAGACCAAGCGGCCCTTCTTTATTGACAAGATCAAACTAACCAGTCTTGATCTGTTACTACTCATGAGTGCAATCATCAGTAGATGTTAGGATTATCTTTCTTCCAGATCTATATATTCTACGGTAACCGGTCAAACAGTGAATTCCTGATTCACAGTGGGTTTGTTTACCCTGACAACGAACATGATCGCCTGCCGCTCAAGTTGGGGATTGCAAAGTCTGATCAGTTATTCTTGCTCAAGTCGGCCATACTCAATAAGTGTGGCATACCAGTGTAAGTATTGCTGAGAGACTGTCACCATGTGTTGACAATGACATCATTTCAAGCAGCCACTTTTTCTTTCTGAGTCTTCTTCTGATGTCGCTCTAGTCAGCATTTGTTGTGGAGAGTTAATGTTAAAGCTAAGATTCATAGTCAGATATTCAATGTTCTTCTCCGGTAACTGATACTTGGTGTTTGACCCATTTCCTCCTCCAGCTCACACACGTTTGACCTTGTGACAGGTCCAAACCCCGTCAAGAAAGAACTGCTCATATTCCTACGGATTCTCTGTATGAAGGAAGGTAAGCATAATGACATTGTGCTGACTGCCATGTGGGAGAAGGTTGTCCACACACCTTACGATGACAAGATGTGAAGAACTTTAGTAGATTTCACTTTCACCAGAAAACCTTTGCTGAGAATAGTCTTGATAAAGATCTAACGAAGCTACTGTACATGAAAGTTGATTGTCTGTTCTGTGCTCTATAAAACTGATGTGGTCTCTGCACCTTCAGTTGTGTTATAAACCAATAACACAATAACACAACATATAAGCTTGCACTTACTCTAGTGTCCTCCTCTTGGAGACTTCCTGGCTGTTACTGCAGGGTATCAGTCACATAGACCCCATCAGTTGCTACCAGACATCCTAAGATTTGATGAAACATGTCATTTCTTGCCTCTATCTTGTGGCTTGGATAAGACCACGTCCAAATTCTTTCTCATAATTGACAGCACTTTTCGACCAGAAATTCATTGCAATGTTCCATATTTTCTCACCTTCAGATCTATGTCACCTTAGAAACCTGTGCACTAACATATGGTAACTTAGTGGTGAGCTCCATAAGTGGTTAGTGGTGCTTGGGGATGAGTGGTCATGGGTTCAGTGACCAGCACAAGCAAAAGCTTTTCCCAAGTTTTTTTCCTTATTGTCGTGCAGTAATTGCTCTGTACTTGAATGTTGGAAGAAATCATTAGTGGGGTTTTTCATGTTTCATGCAGCTGACAGTACATTGAACCACACTGGTGAAATATGCGGCTAGGTATGGGCGCTTGGCTTGGTGCATCCTGCTTCATGGTTCATAGCATCCTCTCTTCCTGGCTACCATGCTCCTCACATCACTCCCTGTCTCCTATGATGATTATCGGAAGCAACCCACAGACATGATATGAGGTTTCCACTTTGAAGCTGACAAACTGCTTGAGGTCTCTAGTACCATGCATATTGAAATCTAGCCAGTGTCCATCCAAGTGGAGTTGGTTTTGTATTGTGTACATGTCGCTTCAAACAGTAGACAATGCTGTTGTAGACATGATTGGACAAAGACAATGAACTGTGTAGTACTGGCAATCACAATCCCCCACACCATGTCTTTGATCCAGGTCTTGTGTTTACACTAGCTTATGTGCACCATTTGGGAAGCCATAACATATCAATTGGCAACCAAGCCACTCCAATCCTCTTTCTGTATTTTCATGTAGATGACCTCAAACTCTGTGAGGACAAGAATGCCATCGACCTGGTGGAGGACCTTGGGAGTTTGCACTCGAGTTATTCGAAGGAGGATGATATGAAGATGTGGTCATACTTGGAGACAAGGGCTGCTTTACTGGCCAGGTCTTACCCTACTGATATAGAGGTAAGTGGGCACACCATCACCTGCTTTACTGGCCAGGTCTTACCCTACTGATATAGAGGTAAGTGGGCACACCATCACCTGCTTTACTGGCCAGGTCTTACCCTACTGATATAGAGGTAAGTGGGCACACCATCACCTGCTTTACTGGCCAGGTCTTACCCTACTGATATAGAGGTAAGTGGGCACACCATCACCTGCTTTACTGGCCATGTCTTACCCTACTGATATAGAGGTAAGTGGGCACACCATCACCTGCTTTACTGGCCAGGTCTTACCCTACTGATATAGAGGTAAGTGGGCACACCAACACCTGAAGACCGAGACTAGTGTTAGTCCTTGACACTGCTTGTGGTACTCATCACACTTCCAGTGAATATTTTGCTATCTTTGTTTTCAGTGTGACCAAGCAAGGCTTGCAGGGTCAGACCTGTCAGAGTGTGGTCGTCTGGCAGTACAGCTGGTCCTCGGGGAGAAGACAATACTGAAGAATACCACCCGGTTTGCTGCAGAACAGAAACTCAAGTTGGCCGAGGTGAAAACGCAAGACCTGCCTGCATGAGCATGTTCCTTACCCTCTGAAGGAAAAGTAAATATCCAGGTTCCATTGAAAGTTTGTTCAAAGAGGAGAAGTGGGCATTTGTATGAGAGATGCAGCTGTCATGACTTGTGTATGCCTGTATCTCCTTCCAGACAGGGACTGGTAGTCCATGCATTGGGGCAGGCCTGGCATTACTCCTGGACTGGTAATCCATACATTGGGGCAGGCCTGGCATTACTCCTGGACTGGTAGTCCATACATTGGGGCAGGCCTGGCATTACTCCTGGACTGGTAGTCCATGCATTGGGGCAGGCCTGGCATTACTCCTGGACTGGTAGTCCATACATTGGGGCAGGCCTGGCATTACTCCTGGACTGGTAGTCCATACATTGGGGCAGGCCTGGCATTACTCCTGGACTGGTAGTCCATGCATTGGGGCAGGCCTGGCATTACTCCTGGACTGGTAGTCCATACATTGGGGGCAGGCCTGGCATTACTCCTGGACTGGTAGTCCATACATTGGGGCAGGCCTGGCATTACTCCTGGACTGGTAGTCCATACATTGGGGCAGGCCTGGCATTACTCCTGGACTGGTAGTCCATACATTGGGGCAGGCCTGGCATTACTCCTGGACTGGTAGTCCATGCATTGGGGCAGGCCTGGCATTACTCCTGGACTGGTAGTCCATACATTGGGGTAGGCCTGGCATTACTCCTGTGGTTCCTCTGTTAGCAATACTCCTGCCTGTGTTGGGAATGTTCAATCGTTTCACCTCTCCACCCTGGATGAATCCTGCATGATAGACTGCGTATTTGGACATATCATCTCAGGGACCAGATACCCATTATTGGTTGTCATATCTAATAGACAGGTGCTCCCCTAGAGCCTCAAGGTTAAACCAAAGAAGGCACCTCCCTCTAGTGTTAACTCAAATAGTTTCATTAATGATGCCATCCCTTCCAGGTTATCCCAGGCATGGAACAGCAAGGTGGTGGGGAAtgactagatggcagcaccgagAGCTTAGATGAGGCTGCGGGGCTGCCAGCAACACGAGAACAAGAGGTTCAGGTGAACCTTGGTCCTGATGAGATGGGGAACATGTACCCTAACAAGAACTGTATGGATAAGGTGATGATGTTTGGAAGTCAAATCACGCTAACTGTTGGAGTCAACCAGTGCTGTCTAATGTGACATTACaggaccttgaaaattatgttttgGCAAAAACTTGGTGGCACATTGTTATAATTCCACTAAGTGTTCTGCGACGTCTGTTAGCTAGATGGCAGCAGTGTATGATGGCATGAGGTTTGGGTGGATCTCTGTCCTCGGCTGGTTTTTACCCACGAGGATGCATAGCATTGTGGGCAAAGGTAAGGTTCATAAACACCCCTGTCTGATTCAATTGTCAGTGTTGATAATAGTAGCTCATGTGAGGCTATCATGGCTACTCTGCAGGTAGATGAATGCTACTGCTTAGTCCAACCAATAACTGCCTGTAAACAGAACAGAAGACCTCGAAGATGTTATTGAAGTCAACTTAAAGTCATTGTTTTATACATCTTCTCCATATTGTCTTTGTATTGAAGTCTGTTTCTTGTATAAACATGTTTATTTTGATGCTCAATGTGCTAAATAGGTTCACCGTTGTTTACAAATGCTAAATGAAGGCACTGCTAACTGGCTGAAGAAGAATTTTTTACTCTACGAGTTTCCTTCTGGATGTGGTATTATAATCAGCAACACCTCCCGTACGTTTGGCTTACTTCAAATGGAACCCTGTACATAATTGCTGAtttatattttctgtaaataGTTGATGTTGACTGTTGTTATGTATTTATTGTATTGAACTTTCATGACAATCTTGTTGGCCTgtgtgatatgattgatgtcTCCCGAAAATATTTCTCCTAAACTGATGTGGACATTCAGGTGTAAACGGAAGGGTAAAGTGAGTGTTTCATTGGCTGCCTGTGAATTCAAGGATCCTCCTCAAAGGTTTGCTCATGTTGTACAACATTTGATATGGACCTGCACCGAATTGTTTCAGTGGCTTTCTACAACCCCGGACTATAGCAAATGTTGGGTTGATACTGTTTAGTCATGTAGTCGGCTCCCTTTACTCTTGTCAAGAATATTCATATTTATTTCTATTCATGTCTTGCTCAACTTGCCTGCCCATTCTATGGACATATATTGTAGACACATACACTGGGGCAGAACCTGTCTGGTAATGTAGTGTGTCCACAGATAGTGCTGCTttttacagggtgtcccaaaatgaCCTATTCATTTTGTACTTATGTCGCAGGTGTGTGAGGCTTTCTGTAGAGACAATAATGGAAGTCTTTTGGACACCCTGTAGAACTCGAGGTGGTTTTGACCCAGGTCACCTCTCTGTTCTATTGATAATAATGTAAGGTATGACACATTGGATTATAAAGAGGGTTATAAACGTCATGACATGCCTCATTGGTGCGAATAGACCCACTTGTTGTTTGTCTCCTCCCATGACTGACAGGTTGGTTGTATGATGTATTTTGTCTGAATGAAGCTTAATTGTTTCTCTTGCTGTTTGTAAACCCATGACCAAAGGTGTGACATGTATACATATATTTCACAATGATGAGAACTAATGACTTGATCCATTTGTTAAGGTTTATTGATACAATGAAGGCTTCCTATTGTGAGCAGTCTCGGCATGTGTGAGCTTTGTATTCAGTTCATGCTACAGCTCTTCCTGCATTGATTGCATGACTACGCTCCCTAAATGATAAAGCAACCCATTTCTCTTTATGTGTGCTGGGCATTTCAATGGCGgtcatgtatgtatatactttATGTTAAATGAATTATTGATAAGGTGATTAATAAAGCTTGATAGCCAAAATGTGACAATAACAATGTCTGTTGTTTATTCTTTTATTAGTGTACTAATGACGGCTCAATCAGGCATAAGTAGTCTTTTGATTGTGTCTTTGTCTCTAATGGGaataggttgtgactgtctcatctctctcgcgtTGGATCAGTTCAGcccagtctggttgtgactgtctcatctctctcgcgtTGGATCAGCTCAGcccagtctggttgtgactgtctcatctctctcgcgtTGGAGCAGCTCAGCCCAGtctggttgcgactgtctcatctctctcgcgtTGGATCAGCTCAGCCCAGtctggttgcgactgtctcatctctctcgcgtTGGATCAGCTCAGCCCAGtctggttgcgactgtctcatctctcaccatgACGACAAGGCGTCTGAGCAGCTTAGcccaattcagtctggttgtgattgtctcattgAATCTCGCTGGGTTGGCAAGACATTGGACCTATCGGGGCTGGTTCTGTccagctgtgactgtctcattccTCCCAAAGATTCGACGAAACGGTGGGGCAGCCAGGTTccattggtctggttgtgaaaGTTTTATCTCGTTCTCACTGTGTTTGAGAGACGGTGTGGCAGCCAGTCCCGAGTACGTCGCTGCTGTCTTACCTCTCTTCATGCGCTGGCAACTCTGCTCAGTCATGACGCTGTTCGATTCGGTCGACAAAAGAGCTTCGTTGACACGCACAATCGTCCTGGTTGTTCCTATGGCTTTGTTGTCTTTCACCCTGGAAAGGAAGGACCTGTGGCCTATCTCGGTCTTTGAAGACGCAATGTAAACGGTTTTGTCGTCAATggctgtacccccccccccccccccatccccatAATGAATAGAACTTTTAGCAAAGATGTCATTCTCTTTGAAATCATTCACAGCTTATTTTTGGCTCTAAAGGCCCTGCGTTGGTCCAACCTTTGTGACAACAATCTCTCGGTTGGAGGCGACTGTCTTCAATACATTGACGTACAACcgccttcaaatataagtctttatttctcaaagctttcACACGTCCATTCAAATCATATTCTATACACAGACTTGCTTACAACATAATCATACTACACGACGAATTGAAGGCAGACACACGTTAACAAATCTAATAGGTTTTTGCATTGGATATTGCCGAGCAATTAGTTTCGTGTGACCCAATGTACAGCGTCACATGTCCCTGGTCTAGGTTCTGCTATAATAAGTCCTGGCCGACTTGATAATCATATGATTGGTAGTTCATATGAGATCTATTTGAGCAACAACTATGATCTACTCGCAGACCCGAGAGCCTTCCCGAGAGCGCCCAGCTGAGGCATTGAAGTCCTTGGTTTGTGTGTGTCATCGAATGCTGTCTTGATCACTTTCCAACTCGTATCCGCAGCTTGTTTAATCTTCCTTACTGACGCCTGCAAAAGGTGAAGGGAAAGTTAGAATGCCTTGCTGAATAAGAAGCATGTAGGGCCCACTTCAGGGCATAGAAACTGCAAAATGCGTACACGATCCATTTGGCaaagggttgtgactgtcgccTCCGTCTGGCCCATCACCAATGGGTCTCAGCCACTGCCTTCTGTGGATTGATCACTTGCGACATCACAGAGAAGATGTCAGTCTCGATACGAAGACACTCGATCATCCAACGAACTGGACAGGACCAGTAACAGGGGAAATTAAATAGACGAACGTACAGCTCAGTCTCCAACAACCCATAACCCACCGATTCCAGACATATAGGCCTTTGTGCTTACTGTCAATTAAGTCGCGTCGGCTCTGGTCCGATTTAACAGTATCTTGGCGGCGACAATCAGTTCCAGcaggttgttcccccaattTACTCTAAGAGACTATtaattgtcgtcctgggtggaTTATTTGGGTATAGACAATATCAGTATCAATACCAGAGAGATAATGTTCACCTTGAAGAACCTTCAGTTGCATTTCAATGTGAAAGTTTGAGTTGGGACAGGTGTTGTCAATTAGGCCAGGCGAATAATCAATAAATGCATATCAT
Above is a window of Lineus longissimus chromosome 3, tnLinLong1.2, whole genome shotgun sequence DNA encoding:
- the LOC135485144 gene encoding mucin-2-like; the protein is MAPSIVPWIVILFLHNVMKGVVTLASGNAAYDIEFTMEQMSMNDVLAGVANSTLAEIVAEGDRLWDEELQDQLKTSTVPTFNTTILDILQNETYPSESTLTDSTTKAMYSMWLNSTTSDVTTWHNLTETSQLLENSNSSQDSYKTETFTSSPQDPNSHRPEDTSSPQDPNSHRPEDTSSPRSEDSTPSVLQDVTLHNDQSTTALDSHNTSIISSTTDSDKLESTGNNLVETSTHTIVKTTDRSTVTDLGQKDGLQDHSTRRGDTENATQGLPQHTMFMIALVISIIVTIVLFTFSAYVCCKIKKRNIRQVYATRTSKEKYGMHNVAFDIKIESSNNNSAKTEEISV
- the LOC135485138 gene encoding actin-histidine N-methyltransferase-like isoform X1, producing MGRKNKTKNNVSDKHNGLSKSQKRELTDIICQLLEICRKPSTGGPKDWDEYLEIHDCVEKIRKYQEGHTLPSYERDEHVESFMAWIGNNVTSDSVKIRRFGNGGDGLQATRDLPCQSLFLTIPRKVMMTTESAQLSSLGALIPQDNILKVMPNVVLALHVLCEQANPDSFWLPYIKILPNTFSTPLYFSPEELQLLKGSQAFYEALSQYKNIARQYAYFHKLFQSNPTAKMLPIHTNFCYDDYRRAVSVVMTRQNQIPSCEDHQMINALIPLWDMCNHSNGQFTTDFSLEKDCSECYALQDYKEGDQIYIFYGNRSNSEFLIHSGFVYPDNEHDRLPLKLGIAKSDQLFLLKSAILNKCGIPVSHTFDLVTGPNPVKKELLIFLRILCMKEDDLKLCEDKNAIDLVEDLGSLHSSYSKEDDMKMWSYLETRAALLARSYPTDIECDQARLAGSDLSECGRLAVQLVLGEKTILKNTTRFAAEQKLKLAEVIPGMEQQGGGE
- the LOC135485138 gene encoding actin-histidine N-methyltransferase-like isoform X2 yields the protein MGRKNKTKNNVSDKHNGLSKSQKRELTDIICQLLEICRKPSTGGPKDWDEYLEIHDCVEKIRKYQEGHTLPSYERDEHVESFMAWIGNNVTSDSVKIRRFGNGGDGLQATRDLPCQSLFLTIPRKVMMTTESAQLSSLGALIPQDNILKVMPNVVLALHVLCEQANPDSFWLPYIKILPNTFSTPLYFSPEELQLLKGSQAFYEALSQYKNIARQYAYFHKLFQSNPTAKMLPIHTNFCYDDYRRAVSVVMTRQNQIPSCEDHQMINALIPLWDMCNHSNGQFTTDFSLEKDCSECYALQDYKEGDQIYIFYGNRSNSEFLIHSGFVYPDNEHDRLPLKLGIAKSDQLFLLKSAILNKCGIPVSHTFDLVTGPNPVKKELLIFLRILCMKEDDLKLCEDKNAIDLVEDLGSLHSSYSKEDDMKMWSYLETRAALLARSYPTDIECDQARLAGSDLSECGRLAVQLVLGEKTILKNTTRFAAEQKLKLAEVKTQDLPA